In Alistipes ihumii AP11, a genomic segment contains:
- a CDS encoding beta-L-arabinofuranosidase domain-containing protein, translating into MRKKPARLSALLGGACLLAGCASGPQTQALAPAGFDRVTVGGELRQRIERNFDRLETDYYQPDQVYWTEEQSGGWPGDKEGRTILALVLDARASGRTPLYLDELIRRLPRELNAKGYLGSIHEGSADEQQLSGHGWLLRGLCEYYAWKKDPQVLEIARGIVDSLFLPIAPLVDRYPLSEEQRVSGAGDMSGRVQNTVDGWALSSDVGCVFIGMEGLIHSYQYIPSEESKALIDKLIALFERMDLTGIRAQTHASLTALRGMLRYAALTGDTTLIPRVEKRWKLYKEYGMTENYENYNWFERYDTWTEPCAIVDSYLLATQLWATTRNPTYLEDADKIYLNGIAATQRHNGGFGCDKPVGVVYPELGIHADEAYWCCTMRGGEGLGRAAEYAYFTEGNRIVVPFYRESRLQLPDRNVVLEQRTDYPFGDRIEFRFAEKPDKEVSLALVVPSYMQLRSLTLNGHPVEANVSAGFAEVAGPFSAGDRIELEYGFAARWVPLENRDITDRTLYKAMYGPLVLAYEGEAPLHLDGEAPILADGDGTFRIEGTPYELSPVYHLMSPKVCLAENYRPGITVRID; encoded by the coding sequence ATGAGAAAAAAACCTGCGCGCCTCTCCGCTTTGCTCGGAGGCGCATGTCTGTTGGCCGGCTGCGCTTCCGGCCCGCAGACCCAAGCGCTCGCTCCGGCCGGTTTCGACCGCGTGACCGTAGGAGGCGAACTGCGACAGAGAATCGAGCGCAATTTCGACCGGCTGGAAACCGACTACTACCAGCCCGATCAGGTCTACTGGACCGAGGAGCAATCGGGCGGATGGCCCGGCGACAAGGAAGGCCGCACGATTCTGGCCCTCGTACTCGACGCTCGGGCTTCGGGCCGTACGCCGCTCTATCTCGACGAACTGATCCGCCGGCTGCCCCGCGAGCTGAATGCGAAAGGCTATCTGGGCTCGATCCATGAAGGATCGGCCGACGAACAGCAACTTTCGGGACACGGCTGGCTGCTCCGCGGACTGTGCGAATACTACGCATGGAAGAAAGACCCGCAGGTGCTGGAGATCGCTCGCGGCATCGTCGACAGCCTCTTTCTGCCGATCGCCCCGCTGGTGGACCGCTATCCGCTGAGCGAGGAGCAGCGCGTCTCAGGAGCCGGCGACATGTCGGGCCGCGTGCAGAATACGGTCGACGGCTGGGCGCTCTCGTCCGACGTGGGCTGCGTGTTCATCGGCATGGAAGGACTGATCCATTCGTACCAGTACATTCCGTCCGAGGAGTCGAAAGCATTGATCGACAAATTGATCGCGCTGTTCGAGCGAATGGACCTGACGGGAATCCGGGCCCAAACCCACGCCTCGCTCACGGCCCTGCGCGGCATGCTCCGCTACGCCGCCCTGACCGGCGACACGACGCTGATTCCCCGCGTCGAAAAGCGCTGGAAGCTGTACAAGGAATACGGCATGACCGAAAACTACGAGAACTACAACTGGTTCGAGCGCTACGACACATGGACCGAGCCCTGTGCGATCGTCGATTCCTATCTGCTCGCCACGCAGCTCTGGGCCACGACCCGCAATCCGACCTATTTGGAAGACGCAGACAAGATTTATCTGAACGGTATCGCCGCCACGCAACGCCATAACGGCGGATTCGGTTGTGACAAGCCGGTAGGCGTCGTCTACCCGGAACTGGGCATTCACGCCGACGAAGCCTATTGGTGCTGCACGATGCGCGGAGGCGAAGGGCTGGGCCGCGCGGCGGAGTACGCCTACTTCACCGAAGGCAATCGGATCGTCGTACCGTTCTACCGCGAAAGCCGGTTGCAACTGCCCGACCGGAACGTCGTGCTCGAACAGCGCACCGATTATCCGTTCGGGGATCGAATCGAGTTCCGCTTTGCCGAAAAACCGGACAAGGAGGTTTCGCTCGCCCTCGTCGTTCCGTCCTATATGCAGCTGCGGTCGCTGACGCTCAACGGACATCCGGTCGAAGCGAACGTTTCGGCAGGATTCGCCGAAGTGGCCGGCCCGTTCTCAGCAGGGGACCGGATCGAGCTCGAATACGGCTTCGCCGCCCGCTGGGTACCTCTTGAAAACCGGGACATCACCGACCGAACGCTGTACAAGGCGATGTACGGTCCGCTCGTGCTCGCATACGAGGGCGAAGCGCCGCTGCATCTCGACGGAGAAGCCCCGATTCTGGCCGACGGAGACGGCACGTTCCGGATCGAAGGAACTCCGTACGAACTCTCGCCGGTTTACCATCTGATGAGTCCGAAAGTCTGTCTGGCGGAAAACTATCGGCCGGGCATTACGGTCCGCATCGATTGA
- the infC gene encoding translation initiation factor IF-3 has translation MQEKEAAHRINNRITAPQVRLVGDNIEQPMVVSLREALRKADEMGLDLVEISPKADPPVCRIVDYSKFLYQQKKKAKEIKSKIVKVVVKEIRFGPNTDDHDYNFKLKHAENFLKEGAKVKAYVFFRGRQIVFKDQGEILLLRFATDLEEWAKVEQMPRLEGKRMILILAPKPKK, from the coding sequence GTGCAGGAGAAAGAAGCTGCACACCGAATCAATAACCGCATCACGGCGCCTCAAGTAAGGCTCGTGGGCGACAACATCGAGCAGCCGATGGTCGTTTCGCTGCGCGAGGCACTGCGCAAGGCGGACGAGATGGGACTCGATTTGGTCGAAATTTCTCCCAAGGCCGATCCCCCCGTATGCCGGATCGTCGACTACTCGAAATTCCTGTACCAGCAGAAAAAGAAAGCTAAGGAGATCAAGTCGAAGATCGTCAAGGTGGTAGTCAAGGAAATCCGTTTCGGGCCGAACACGGACGATCACGACTACAACTTCAAGCTCAAGCATGCGGAAAATTTCCTGAAAGAGGGCGCCAAAGTGAAAGCGTACGTCTTCTTCCGCGGCCGCCAGATCGTCTTCAAGGATCAGGGCGAAATCCTGCTGCTGCGCTTCGCGACCGATTTGGAAGAGTGGGCCAAAGTGGAGCAGATGCCGCGTCTGGAGGGGAAAAGGATGATTCTGATCCTCGCTCCGAAGCCGAAAAAGTAA
- the thrS gene encoding threonine--tRNA ligase, with the protein MIKVTFPDGGIREYAEGTTAMQIAESISPRLAQEVLSASVNGEIVDLNRPIVSDAQIKLHKWEDPEGKKAFWHSSSHLMAEALEALYPGIKFGIGPSIENGFYYDVDSPTPITEGDLPKIEKKMEELARTKEAITRREVSKADAMKTYTEKGDQYKVELIEGLEDGTISFYTNGQFTDLCRGPHLPHMGYIKAIKLTSVAGAYWRGDEKNKMLTRIYGITFPKKSMLDEYLAMLEEAKKRDHRKLGKELELFCFSPRVGAGLPLWLPKGAALRDRLEHFLRNVQKRYGYLQVITPHIGMKDLYVTSGHYAKYGKDSFQPIHTPDEGEEFLLKPMNCPHHCEIYKFKPRSYKDLPLRFAEFGTVYRYEQSGELHGLTRVRGFTQDDAHIFCRPDQLKEEFMKVIDIVLYIFKTLSFDKFTAQVSLRDPNNKEKYIGSDENWHKAEQAIIEAAAEKGLKTTVELGEAAFYGPKLDFMVRDAIGRQWQLGTIQVDYNLPERFDLTYKGSDDKPHRPIMIHRAPFGSMERFVAVLLEHTGGKFPLWLSPDQAVVLPISEKFNDYAKKVSDYLNNSDIRATVDDRNEKIGRKIRDNELRRIPFLLIVGEKEEAEGMVSVRAQGEGDRGSMTQDEFIALVREKVAGEIRTPGK; encoded by the coding sequence ATGATTAAAGTGACTTTCCCCGACGGCGGCATTCGTGAGTACGCCGAGGGGACGACGGCGATGCAGATCGCCGAAAGCATCAGCCCGCGTCTGGCTCAGGAAGTGCTGTCGGCCTCGGTCAACGGCGAAATCGTGGACCTGAACCGTCCCATCGTCTCCGACGCGCAGATCAAGCTGCACAAATGGGAAGACCCCGAAGGCAAGAAGGCATTCTGGCACTCGTCGTCCCACCTGATGGCCGAAGCGCTCGAAGCGCTCTACCCGGGCATCAAGTTCGGCATCGGCCCGAGCATCGAGAACGGATTCTACTACGACGTGGACTCCCCGACCCCGATCACCGAGGGCGACCTGCCGAAAATCGAAAAGAAAATGGAGGAGTTGGCCCGGACCAAGGAGGCCATCACGCGACGCGAAGTAAGCAAGGCCGACGCGATGAAGACCTACACCGAGAAAGGCGACCAATATAAGGTAGAACTGATCGAGGGGCTCGAGGACGGCACGATCAGTTTCTATACCAACGGACAGTTCACCGACCTGTGCCGGGGGCCCCATCTGCCGCACATGGGATACATCAAGGCGATCAAGCTGACTTCCGTAGCCGGAGCCTACTGGCGCGGCGACGAGAAGAACAAGATGCTGACGCGTATCTACGGCATCACGTTCCCGAAGAAGTCGATGCTCGACGAGTATCTGGCCATGCTCGAGGAAGCCAAAAAACGCGACCATCGCAAGCTGGGCAAGGAGCTGGAGCTGTTCTGCTTCTCGCCGAGGGTCGGCGCGGGATTGCCGCTGTGGCTGCCCAAGGGCGCCGCGCTGAGGGACCGTCTGGAGCACTTCCTGCGCAATGTGCAGAAAAGATACGGCTACCTGCAAGTCATCACGCCGCACATCGGCATGAAAGACCTCTATGTCACGTCGGGCCACTACGCCAAGTACGGCAAGGACTCGTTCCAGCCGATCCACACGCCCGACGAGGGCGAGGAGTTCCTGCTCAAGCCGATGAACTGCCCGCACCACTGCGAAATATACAAGTTCAAACCGCGCTCGTACAAGGATCTGCCGCTGCGCTTCGCCGAGTTCGGCACCGTTTACCGCTACGAACAGAGCGGCGAGCTGCACGGACTGACGCGCGTGCGCGGCTTCACGCAGGACGACGCCCACATCTTCTGCCGGCCGGACCAGCTCAAAGAGGAGTTCATGAAGGTGATCGACATCGTGCTCTACATCTTCAAGACGCTCAGCTTCGACAAGTTCACGGCTCAGGTTTCGCTGCGCGACCCGAACAACAAGGAGAAGTACATCGGTTCGGACGAAAACTGGCACAAAGCCGAACAGGCCATCATCGAAGCCGCCGCCGAGAAGGGACTCAAGACGACGGTCGAGCTGGGCGAGGCCGCGTTCTATGGCCCGAAACTTGATTTCATGGTTCGCGACGCGATCGGGCGGCAATGGCAGCTCGGCACGATTCAGGTCGACTACAACCTGCCCGAGCGCTTCGACCTGACCTACAAAGGTTCGGACGACAAGCCGCACCGGCCGATCATGATCCACCGCGCGCCTTTCGGCTCGATGGAACGTTTCGTGGCCGTGCTGCTCGAACATACGGGAGGCAAGTTCCCGCTGTGGCTCTCGCCCGATCAGGCGGTCGTGCTGCCGATCAGCGAGAAATTCAACGATTATGCGAAAAAAGTTTCGGATTATCTAAATAATTCCGATATTCGTGCTACGGTCGACGACCGCAACGAGAAGATCGGCCGCAAGATCCGCGACAACGAGCTGCGACGCATTCCGTTCCTGTTGATCGTGGGCGAGAAGGAGGAGGCCGAGGGCATGGTGTCGGTCCGCGCGCAGGGCGAGGGCGACCGAGGCTCGATGACGCAGGACGAGTTCATCGCTCTGGTACGCGAGAAAGTGGCCGGCGAGATTCGGACGCCGGGCAAGTAG
- the pdxA gene encoding 4-hydroxythreonine-4-phosphate dehydrogenase PdxA: MSDNKIKIGITHGDANGIGYEVIVKSLCDPRICELCTPVVYGSAKAAGFYKKQIEGAENLGFNIVGSAAEANPKRINLVNCCSDELRVEPGEMTPAAGAASVVALQAAAADLKAGTIDAVVTGPICKENVQGEAFRFTGHTEFFASEFGGEPLMMMCSDLLKVGLVTVHIPVSAVSASISKEGILSKLRALRHALIQDFSVREPRIAVLSLNPHAGDGGLIGQEEEQIIAPAIQAAFAEKILAFGPFPADGFFAAAAYRKYDAVLAMYHDQGLAPFKALSEGGVNFTAGLPVVRTSPAHGVGFDIAGRGIASGNGMREAIYMAIDVLRSRRIYRQISANPLRKYKRETGADVSASELPEQSEGQQ; encoded by the coding sequence ATGAGCGACAATAAAATAAAGATAGGTATTACGCACGGAGACGCGAACGGAATAGGATACGAAGTGATCGTCAAAAGCCTTTGCGACCCGCGCATCTGCGAACTGTGCACGCCTGTCGTCTACGGCTCGGCCAAGGCGGCCGGCTTTTACAAGAAACAGATCGAGGGAGCCGAAAACCTCGGCTTCAACATCGTAGGATCGGCCGCCGAGGCCAATCCGAAACGCATCAACCTGGTCAACTGCTGCTCCGACGAATTGCGCGTCGAGCCGGGCGAGATGACGCCGGCGGCGGGAGCCGCCTCGGTCGTCGCGCTGCAGGCTGCGGCAGCCGATCTGAAGGCCGGAACGATCGACGCGGTCGTCACGGGTCCTATCTGCAAGGAGAACGTGCAGGGCGAGGCGTTCCGCTTCACGGGCCATACGGAGTTTTTCGCCTCGGAGTTCGGCGGCGAGCCGCTGATGATGATGTGCAGCGATCTGCTCAAGGTCGGACTCGTCACCGTGCACATTCCGGTCTCGGCCGTCAGCGCGTCGATCAGCAAAGAAGGCATTCTCTCGAAGCTGCGGGCCCTGCGCCATGCGCTGATTCAGGACTTTTCGGTCCGCGAACCGCGCATCGCCGTGCTGAGCCTCAATCCCCACGCCGGAGACGGAGGCCTGATCGGACAGGAAGAAGAGCAGATCATCGCGCCGGCTATCCAAGCAGCCTTCGCCGAGAAGATTCTCGCGTTCGGGCCTTTCCCCGCCGACGGATTCTTCGCCGCCGCGGCTTATCGGAAATACGACGCCGTACTGGCCATGTATCACGATCAGGGACTCGCCCCGTTCAAGGCGCTGTCGGAAGGAGGCGTCAACTTCACGGCCGGCCTGCCCGTCGTGAGGACCAGCCCGGCGCACGGCGTAGGATTCGACATCGCCGGGAGAGGCATAGCCAGCGGAAACGGGATGCGCGAGGCGATCTACATGGCGATCGACGTGCTGCGCAGCCGCAGGATATACCGACAGATCAGCGCCAACCCGCTGCGCAAGTACAAGCGCGAGACGGGCGCCGACGTGTCGGCCTCGGAGCTCCCCGAGCAGTCCGAAGGCCAACAGTAA
- a CDS encoding GIN domain-containing protein — protein sequence MKKVCFVFALLLVGSVASAQTRMVRLTRYEGWPITGVSASGAFDAFDVWLIRSDETRAVVEINEQLEPMLRFEIDSCGVVHVGMDGIRGDIHDVRWRLYLYLNDLTYIRASGASDVDCVGLFESGDVRIELGGASDLRGLELAAAGVVSIEARESSDIDASVRCRELNGTFSGASDAVLSGFSGNLYCNLSGDSDMKVSGTAGIVSVKCSGASDFDAAGLVTQSCRAEASAASRIALRPVEKELSANSSGVSSITYRGNPSLGSVVHSSTSSVRQVH from the coding sequence ATGAAAAAAGTCTGTTTCGTGTTCGCCCTGTTGCTGGTGGGAAGCGTAGCTTCGGCCCAGACGCGCATGGTTCGCCTGACGCGTTACGAGGGTTGGCCGATTACGGGAGTTTCGGCTTCCGGCGCTTTCGACGCTTTCGACGTGTGGCTGATTCGCTCCGACGAGACCCGCGCCGTGGTCGAGATCAACGAGCAGCTCGAACCGATGCTCCGTTTCGAGATCGACTCCTGCGGCGTCGTGCATGTGGGTATGGACGGCATTCGGGGCGATATCCATGATGTGAGGTGGCGGCTTTACCTCTATTTGAACGATCTGACCTACATCCGTGCCTCGGGCGCTTCGGACGTGGATTGCGTCGGGCTTTTCGAGAGCGGCGACGTGCGGATCGAGTTGGGCGGAGCGTCCGATCTGAGGGGGCTCGAACTTGCCGCGGCGGGCGTCGTGAGCATCGAGGCCCGCGAGTCGAGCGATATCGATGCCTCGGTTCGCTGCCGCGAGCTCAACGGGACGTTCTCCGGCGCGTCGGATGCCGTGCTGAGCGGATTCAGTGGGAATTTGTATTGCAACCTGTCGGGAGACTCGGATATGAAAGTGTCGGGCACGGCCGGCATCGTTTCGGTCAAGTGCAGCGGTGCTTCGGACTTCGATGCGGCCGGGCTCGTGACGCAAAGCTGCCGTGCCGAGGCGTCGGCTGCTTCGCGGATTGCGCTGAGACCCGTCGAGAAGGAGCTGTCGGCCAACAGCAGCGGCGTGTCGTCGATCACTTACCGGGGAAATCCGTCGTTGGGCTCGGTCGTTCATTCTTCCACCTCGTCGGTGCGCCAGGTACATTGA
- a CDS encoding NAD(P)H-dependent flavin oxidoreductase, producing the protein MKSFKIGDLTVKLPIIQGGMGVGVSLSGLASAVANEGGVGVISCAGIGLLYPRFSKDYLTNSMMGLREELRKARAKTRGIVGVNVMVALSNFSDMVRTAISEKADIIFSGAGLPLDLPSYLREDSTTKLVPIVSSARAARVICEKWKANYDYLPDALVVEGPKAGGHLGYKREQIDNADYSLERIVPEVVSEVGRYEELYGRRIPVIAAGGLYTGEDIYRIMRLGATGVQLGSKFVTTEECDASPTFKQTYIDSSKDDIEIIASPVGMPGRAIGGEFIRRVKEGLMRPKKCPFHCIKTCDYTKSPYCIIMALYNAAKGNLSRGYAFCGANAYMSKKITSVRETIESLKSEFAAACRRNGQTAVL; encoded by the coding sequence ATGAAATCGTTCAAAATCGGGGACCTTACCGTAAAACTGCCTATTATCCAAGGCGGTATGGGGGTCGGCGTATCTCTGTCGGGTCTGGCCTCGGCCGTAGCCAACGAGGGCGGCGTTGGAGTCATTTCCTGTGCCGGCATCGGGCTTTTGTATCCCCGTTTCTCCAAAGACTATCTGACCAACAGCATGATGGGGCTCCGCGAGGAGCTGCGCAAGGCGCGAGCCAAAACGCGCGGTATCGTGGGCGTCAACGTCATGGTGGCGTTGAGCAACTTCTCGGACATGGTTCGCACGGCGATCTCCGAAAAGGCCGATATCATCTTTTCCGGGGCGGGGCTGCCTCTCGATCTCCCTTCGTATTTGCGGGAGGATAGCACGACGAAGCTCGTTCCGATCGTCTCCTCGGCCCGCGCCGCCCGCGTGATATGCGAAAAATGGAAGGCGAACTACGACTATCTGCCCGACGCTCTGGTTGTCGAGGGCCCCAAGGCCGGCGGCCATTTGGGCTACAAGAGGGAGCAGATCGACAATGCCGACTACTCGCTCGAGCGCATCGTTCCCGAGGTCGTTTCCGAGGTCGGGCGCTACGAGGAGCTTTACGGCCGCCGGATTCCGGTGATTGCCGCAGGCGGCCTCTATACCGGCGAGGATATCTACCGGATCATGCGGCTCGGCGCGACGGGCGTGCAGCTCGGCAGCAAGTTCGTGACGACCGAGGAGTGCGACGCTTCGCCCACCTTCAAGCAGACTTACATCGACTCGTCGAAGGATGACATCGAGATCATCGCCAGTCCGGTAGGCATGCCCGGCCGCGCGATCGGCGGAGAGTTCATCCGTCGGGTGAAGGAGGGACTCATGCGTCCGAAGAAGTGTCCTTTCCATTGCATCAAGACCTGCGACTATACGAAAAGTCCCTACTGCATCATTATGGCGCTCTACAACGCGGCCAAGGGGAATCTTTCGAGAGGGTACGCTTTCTGCGGGGCGAACGCCTATATGTCGAAGAAGATCACCAGCGTCCGCGAGACGATCGAGTCGCTCAAGTCGGAGTTCGCCGCCGCCTGCCGGCGCAACGGCCAGACGGCCGTGCTCTGA
- a CDS encoding heavy metal translocating P-type ATPase, producing MARNIERKEFPVLEMSCASCANHVEQTVRHLEGVGEASVNFASNTLSVAFDPGTITPVQIRDAVRAAGYDLIVDERNGEQQREESERARYRRLRRDTVGAWAFSLPLMLISMAFMHMPYGNWIMLALSLPVLGVFGRMFFVGGWKQARHGQANMDTLVALSTSIAFLFSLFNTVYPRFWTERGLEPHVYYEASCMIIAFVLLGKLLEERAKGSTSSAIKKLMGLQPSTARLLAGGIERDVPIATLRAGDLVSVRPGERIPVDGTVESGESFVDESMITGEPLPVDKKPGDRAVAGTINGRGSFVLRTTGAGADTLLVRIIRMVQQAQGSKAPVQRIADRIASVFVPTVIGLSALTFVLWLVIGGEAYFSHALLSAVSVLVIACPCALGLATPTALMVGIGRGAENQILIKDAAALEQMCRIDTMVLDKTGTLTEGRPSVTEWIDVVPPSDGLYDAVYSAEMKSEHPLASAVTAYLAGRGARHREVDSFESLTGRGIAFRCDGASYWIGSRALLETRDVRPSVELLARIDRLEQEGAGTVFVGQDDRLLSVVVVSDPLKETTREALEQLRRRHIRLVMLTGDNRRAAAALAGRLDIDDFRAEMMPDDKEQYVRRLQAEGRRVAMTGDGINDSQALARADVSIAMGRGTDVAMDVAMITLMNSDLSLLPKAYALSRSTVRLIRENLFWAFVYNLIGIPIAAGALYPLCGLLLSPMLAGAAMAFSSVSVVANSLRLKWKKL from the coding sequence ATGGCAAGGAACATCGAAAGAAAAGAGTTTCCGGTGCTCGAAATGAGCTGCGCGTCCTGCGCGAACCATGTCGAGCAGACGGTCCGGCATTTGGAGGGAGTCGGCGAGGCTTCCGTCAATTTCGCTTCGAACACGCTGTCGGTCGCGTTCGACCCCGGGACGATCACGCCCGTTCAGATCCGCGATGCCGTTCGGGCGGCCGGCTACGACCTGATCGTCGACGAGCGCAACGGCGAGCAGCAGCGCGAGGAGTCCGAGCGTGCGCGCTATCGCCGGTTGCGTCGCGATACGGTCGGAGCATGGGCTTTCTCGCTGCCGCTCATGCTGATCTCCATGGCGTTCATGCACATGCCCTACGGCAACTGGATCATGCTGGCGCTGTCGTTGCCGGTGCTGGGTGTGTTCGGGCGCATGTTTTTCGTAGGCGGGTGGAAGCAGGCGCGTCACGGACAGGCCAACATGGATACGCTGGTCGCGCTCAGCACGTCGATCGCCTTTCTGTTCAGTCTGTTCAATACGGTCTATCCCCGGTTCTGGACCGAGCGGGGGCTGGAACCGCATGTCTATTACGAGGCCTCCTGCATGATCATAGCTTTCGTCCTGCTGGGCAAGTTGCTCGAGGAGCGGGCCAAGGGAAGCACCTCGTCGGCTATCAAGAAGCTGATGGGATTGCAGCCTTCGACCGCCCGCCTGTTGGCCGGCGGCATCGAGCGGGACGTTCCGATAGCGACATTGCGCGCAGGGGATCTCGTGTCGGTGCGTCCCGGGGAGAGGATTCCGGTCGACGGCACGGTCGAAAGCGGCGAATCGTTCGTCGACGAGAGCATGATTACCGGCGAGCCGCTGCCCGTCGATAAGAAGCCCGGCGACCGGGCGGTTGCCGGAACGATCAACGGCCGGGGCTCGTTCGTGTTGCGGACGACCGGGGCCGGCGCCGACACGCTGCTCGTGCGGATCATACGCATGGTACAGCAGGCACAGGGCAGCAAGGCTCCCGTGCAGCGCATAGCCGACCGTATCGCTTCGGTGTTCGTGCCGACGGTCATCGGGCTGTCTGCGCTGACTTTCGTGCTTTGGCTCGTCATCGGGGGAGAAGCCTATTTCTCGCATGCGCTGTTGTCGGCCGTTTCGGTGCTGGTGATCGCCTGCCCCTGCGCGCTGGGGCTCGCCACTCCGACGGCGCTGATGGTGGGTATCGGGCGCGGGGCCGAGAATCAGATCCTGATCAAGGACGCGGCGGCGCTCGAGCAGATGTGCCGTATCGACACGATGGTACTGGACAAGACCGGAACCCTGACCGAGGGACGTCCCTCGGTCACGGAGTGGATCGACGTCGTCCCGCCGTCCGACGGACTTTACGATGCCGTCTATTCCGCCGAGATGAAGTCCGAGCATCCGCTGGCTTCGGCCGTCACGGCCTATCTGGCCGGCCGGGGCGCCCGGCACCGGGAGGTGGACTCGTTCGAGAGCCTGACCGGTCGCGGCATCGCTTTCCGTTGCGACGGAGCGTCTTACTGGATCGGAAGCCGGGCGTTGCTCGAGACTCGCGACGTCCGTCCGTCCGTAGAACTGCTCGCGCGTATCGACCGTCTGGAGCAGGAGGGCGCGGGAACCGTATTCGTCGGACAGGACGACCGCTTGCTGTCGGTCGTCGTCGTCAGCGATCCGCTCAAGGAGACGACCCGCGAAGCGCTGGAGCAGCTCCGACGGCGGCATATCCGTCTGGTCATGCTGACCGGCGACAACCGTCGGGCCGCCGCTGCGCTGGCCGGGCGGTTGGACATCGACGACTTCCGGGCCGAGATGATGCCCGACGACAAGGAACAGTACGTGCGACGGTTGCAGGCCGAGGGTCGTCGCGTAGCGATGACGGGCGACGGGATCAACGACTCGCAGGCGCTGGCGCGGGCTGACGTGAGCATCGCTATGGGGCGCGGGACCGATGTGGCGATGGACGTGGCGATGATTACGCTGATGAACTCCGACTTGTCGCTGCTGCCCAAGGCCTATGCGCTTTCGCGCAGTACCGTGCGCCTGATCCGCGAAAACCTGTTCTGGGCTTTCGTCTACAACCTGATCGGCATACCGATCGCGGCCGGAGCGCTCTATCCCTTGTGCGGGTTGTTGCTGAGTCCGATGTTGGCCGGAGCCGCTATGGCTTTCAGCTCGGTGTCGGTCGTTGCGAACAGCCTGCGTCTGAAATGGAAAAAACTTTAA
- a CDS encoding heavy-metal-associated domain-containing protein yields the protein MKKRFKTNAKCGGCVAKIGEQLNKMAKPEEWSIDLASPEKLLTIDTDEPSEAVVRAVSEAGFKAEPLD from the coding sequence ATGAAAAAGAGATTCAAGACCAACGCCAAGTGCGGAGGATGCGTCGCCAAGATCGGCGAACAGCTGAACAAAATGGCCAAGCCGGAAGAGTGGTCGATCGACCTTGCCTCGCCGGAGAAATTGCTGACGATCGATACCGACGAGCCCTCGGAGGCTGTCGTTCGAGCCGTGTCCGAAGCGGGCTTCAAAGCCGAGCCGCTCGATTGA
- a CDS encoding cation diffusion facilitator family transporter encodes MEIREKEQVKQRVQRRIVLCSVMLMAGKFAAYFLTNSVGVLTDAMESIVNVTAGLISLYSLYRAARPADRNHPFGYGKIELISASIEGLLILLAGAAIVYEGVRRLFVPSQIEQLDTGIAIVAAAGAVNYLLGLYSIRTGRRYDSVALVAGGRHLQSDTYSTIGLVAGLVLLYVTRIGWIDSALAMLFGGIIAWTGISILRKTASDLMDTADERYLEKMLETVSRRPRPDWIDIHNLKIIRYGSYAYIDCDLTLPWYYTVRQGHKACEELKRVIEQSFSDRVLFSVHSDPCEERHCNHCSVEECPYRREAFAGPLVYTLRELTENDEQRSE; translated from the coding sequence ATGGAAATTCGGGAAAAAGAACAGGTCAAGCAGCGGGTGCAGCGACGCATCGTACTGTGCTCGGTCATGCTGATGGCAGGCAAGTTCGCCGCCTATTTCCTGACCAATTCGGTCGGTGTGCTGACCGATGCGATGGAGAGTATCGTCAACGTAACGGCGGGCCTGATCAGCCTTTACAGCCTGTACCGGGCCGCCCGACCCGCCGATCGCAACCATCCGTTCGGATACGGCAAGATCGAGCTGATCTCGGCCTCGATCGAAGGCTTGCTGATCCTGCTGGCCGGAGCGGCTATCGTCTACGAAGGCGTCCGCAGGCTGTTCGTACCCTCGCAGATCGAGCAGCTCGACACGGGCATCGCGATCGTAGCGGCGGCGGGAGCGGTAAACTACCTGCTGGGCCTTTACAGCATCCGGACCGGGCGGCGCTACGACTCGGTCGCGCTCGTAGCCGGAGGCAGGCATCTCCAATCCGACACGTACTCGACGATCGGGCTGGTCGCCGGCCTCGTACTGCTCTACGTAACGCGCATCGGGTGGATCGACAGCGCGCTGGCCATGCTCTTCGGCGGCATCATCGCATGGACCGGAATCTCAATCCTGCGCAAAACGGCATCGGACCTGATGGACACGGCCGACGAACGATACCTCGAAAAAATGCTCGAAACCGTATCGCGCCGTCCCCGTCCCGACTGGATCGACATCCACAACCTGAAAATCATCCGCTACGGGAGCTACGCCTATATCGACTGCGACCTGACGCTGCCGTGGTACTATACGGTCCGGCAGGGGCACAAGGCCTGCGAGGAGCTCAAGCGGGTGATCGAGCAAAGCTTCTCGGACCGGGTGCTCTTTTCGGTACACTCGGACCCGTGCGAGGAACGCCATTGCAACCATTGCTCGGTCGAGGAGTGCCCGTACCGCCGCGAAGCGTTCGCCGGCCCGCTGGTCTACACGCTGCGCGAACTGACCGAGAACGACGAGCAAAGGAGCGAGTAG